One segment of Xanthomonas oryzae pv. oryzae DNA contains the following:
- a CDS encoding phosphatase PAP2 family protein, whose amino-acid sequence MSSTRLEVLRGHEARWCRRANLWCRRNPVRRVFASISRLGDGVFWYALMGLLVVLDGMHGVRASAHMAATGVLALTLYKALKRWTRRPRPYAADVRIRAWVAPLDEFSFPSGHTLHAVSFSIVALAYYPWLAPLLVPFSAGVALSRVVLGLHYPSDVLAATVIGVLLASLSLWGLPVVLG is encoded by the coding sequence ATGTCGTCAACGCGGCTTGAGGTCTTGCGCGGTCACGAAGCGCGCTGGTGCCGACGCGCCAATCTGTGGTGCCGACGCAACCCGGTACGGCGCGTCTTCGCCTCCATCAGCCGTCTAGGCGACGGCGTGTTCTGGTACGCCTTGATGGGGTTGCTGGTGGTGCTCGACGGCATGCATGGCGTGCGTGCATCGGCGCACATGGCCGCCACCGGCGTGCTTGCATTGACGCTATACAAGGCGCTCAAACGCTGGACCCGGCGTCCGCGCCCGTATGCGGCGGACGTGCGCATTCGCGCCTGGGTGGCACCGCTGGACGAGTTCAGCTTCCCCTCCGGCCACACGTTGCATGCGGTGTCCTTCAGCATCGTGGCACTGGCCTATTATCCCTGGCTCGCCCCTTTGCTGGTGCCGTTTTCGGCCGGCGTGGCGCTTTCGCGCGTGGTACTGGGGCTGCACTATCCCAGCGACGTACTCGCCGCCACGGTGATCGGTGTGCTGCTGGCGAGCCTGTCGCTGTGGGGGCTGCCGGTGGTGTTGGGCTAA
- the ppx gene encoding exopolyphosphatase: MPSPTIPPLRDGDFLAAIDLGSNSFHMVIARCLMGQLRVVDRLRETVRMADGLDGKGGLSNEARQRALECLARFGQRIRDVPSLRVRALATNTVRQLRSPQAFLMPAETALGHAIEVVSGREEARLIYLGVAHAQPPKPDQRRLVIDIGGGSTEFIIGRGFQTLERESLQAGCIASTRRFFPGGKLSKKKWKDALTEIGAEFQQFAGQYKALGWHEAIGSSGTHKAIGEMCAAMKLTKGAITAQALPALRDELLKAKRIEDIQLAGLAAERRPIIAGGILVLEAAFQALGLEKLMVSKAAMREGILYDMLGRGGENDPRDSSVASLVQRYGIDEVQAARVEATACRLFDQVCESWQLDGDDAQVLRRAARLHELGLIIAHSQYHVHGSYILEHSDIAGFSRQEQQVLAALVRTHRRNVPKTAFDALPDRVLLPTRRKAALLRLAVLLHRAHDPDPIPTLELTADDTQLSLILSQSWIDSRPLLRADLIGEVDSMAGLGIAFKPFVT, from the coding sequence ATGCCCTCCCCCACGATTCCGCCCCTGCGCGATGGCGATTTTCTTGCCGCCATCGACCTAGGCTCCAACAGTTTCCACATGGTCATTGCGCGCTGCCTGATGGGTCAGCTGCGCGTCGTCGATCGGCTGCGCGAAACCGTGCGCATGGCCGATGGCCTGGATGGCAAAGGTGGGCTCTCCAATGAAGCACGGCAGCGCGCGCTCGAATGCCTGGCGCGGTTCGGCCAGCGCATTCGTGACGTGCCTTCGCTGCGCGTGCGCGCGTTGGCAACCAACACGGTGCGTCAGCTGCGTTCGCCGCAAGCGTTTCTGATGCCGGCCGAAACCGCGCTGGGTCATGCGATCGAGGTGGTCAGCGGGCGTGAGGAAGCGCGCCTGATCTATCTCGGCGTGGCGCATGCGCAGCCGCCCAAGCCCGACCAACGCCGGTTGGTGATCGACATCGGTGGCGGCTCGACCGAGTTCATCATCGGTCGCGGGTTTCAGACGCTGGAACGCGAAAGTCTGCAGGCCGGCTGCATTGCCAGCACGCGGCGGTTTTTCCCCGGCGGTAAATTGTCGAAGAAAAAATGGAAGGATGCGCTGACCGAGATCGGCGCCGAGTTTCAGCAGTTCGCCGGCCAGTACAAGGCGCTGGGCTGGCACGAGGCGATCGGCTCGTCCGGCACGCACAAGGCCATCGGCGAGATGTGCGCGGCAATGAAGCTGACCAAGGGCGCGATCACGGCGCAGGCGCTGCCGGCGCTGCGCGATGAGTTGCTCAAGGCCAAACGCATCGAAGACATCCAGCTGGCCGGCCTGGCGGCCGAACGGCGGCCAATCATCGCCGGTGGCATCTTGGTGCTGGAAGCTGCGTTCCAGGCGCTGGGTCTGGAGAAACTGATGGTCAGCAAGGCGGCGATGCGCGAAGGCATCCTGTACGACATGCTTGGCCGCGGCGGCGAAAACGATCCGCGCGACAGCTCGGTGGCCTCGCTGGTGCAGCGCTACGGGATCGACGAAGTACAGGCAGCACGCGTGGAAGCCACCGCCTGCCGCTTGTTCGACCAAGTCTGCGAATCCTGGCAACTGGATGGCGACGATGCGCAAGTGCTGCGCCGCGCCGCGCGCCTGCACGAGCTGGGGCTGATCATTGCGCACAGCCAGTACCACGTGCACGGCAGCTATATCCTCGAGCACTCGGATATCGCGGGGTTTTCACGGCAGGAACAGCAGGTACTGGCCGCGCTGGTGCGCACGCATCGGCGCAATGTGCCCAAGACCGCCTTCGACGCCCTGCCCGACCGCGTGCTGCTGCCGACCCGGCGCAAGGCCGCGCTGCTGCGGCTGGCGGTGTTGCTGCACCGCGCGCATGATCCGGACCCGATTCCGACCCTGGAACTCACCGCCGACGACACCCAGCTGTCGTTGATCCTGTCGCAAAGCTGGATCGACTCGCGCCCGCTGCTGCGCGCCGACCTGATCGGCGAAGTCGACAGCATGGCCGGCCTGGGAATTGCGTTCAAACCGTTTGTGACCTGA
- the phoB gene encoding phosphate regulon transcriptional regulator PhoB, whose protein sequence is MQKRILIVDDEPAIRDMVAFALRKGEFEPIHAGDAREAQTAIADRVPDLILLDWMLPGTSGLDLARRWRKEQLTRDIPIIMLTARGEENDRVGGLEAGVDDYVVKPFSARELLARIRAVMRRTREDDEDGSVAVGRLRIDGAAHRVFAGDAPVPIGPTEYRLLHFFMTHPERVYTRTQLLDHVWGGSVYVEERTIDVHIRRLRKTLEPFGLENMVQTVRGSGYRFSSAT, encoded by the coding sequence GTGCAGAAACGCATTCTGATCGTCGATGACGAACCCGCGATCCGCGACATGGTGGCGTTCGCGCTACGCAAAGGCGAGTTCGAGCCCATCCATGCAGGCGATGCCCGCGAGGCGCAGACCGCCATCGCCGACCGCGTGCCGGATCTGATCCTGCTGGACTGGATGTTGCCGGGCACCAGCGGGCTGGACCTGGCGCGGCGCTGGCGCAAGGAGCAGCTGACCCGCGATATTCCGATCATCATGCTGACCGCGCGCGGTGAGGAAAACGACCGCGTCGGCGGCCTGGAAGCCGGCGTCGACGATTACGTGGTCAAGCCGTTCTCGGCACGCGAGCTGCTGGCACGCATCCGCGCGGTGATGCGGCGCACCCGCGAAGACGACGAAGACGGCAGCGTGGCGGTGGGACGCCTGCGCATCGATGGCGCCGCGCACCGCGTGTTCGCCGGCGATGCGCCTGTGCCGATCGGCCCGACCGAATATCGCCTGCTGCATTTCTTCATGACCCACCCGGAGCGCGTGTATACGCGCACCCAGCTGCTGGACCATGTCTGGGGCGGCAGCGTGTATGTGGAAGAGCGCACCATCGACGTGCATATCCGCCGCCTGCGCAAGACGCTGGAACCATTCGGCCTGGAAAACATGGTGCAGACCGTGCGTGGCTCGGGCTATCGTTTTTCTTCGGCGACCTGA
- the lpxH gene encoding UDP-2,3-diacylglucosamine diphosphatase, producing the protein MTTLFISDLHLDPARPAITELFLDFLRTQVRGSDALYILGDLFEAWIGDDTPSTAADAVAVALHAVADAGVPVFFMAGNRDFLVGETYAQRAGFRILPDPTVIDLYGHTTLLMHGDLLCTDDTAYQAFRAQTRDPVFQAQFLAQPLAARVAFAQQARAASQARHAELKQGDQSNVETVTDVSPAEVEATFVRYGLDRLIHGHTHRPAIHTVQAGGNTCTRIVLGDWYEQGSVLRLDADGVSLEQFAL; encoded by the coding sequence ATGACCACCCTGTTCATTTCCGACCTGCATCTGGATCCGGCCCGGCCGGCGATTACCGAGTTGTTTCTGGATTTCCTGCGCACGCAGGTGCGGGGCAGCGACGCGCTCTACATCCTGGGCGACCTGTTCGAAGCCTGGATCGGCGACGACACCCCGTCCACGGCCGCCGATGCGGTGGCGGTGGCGCTGCATGCGGTCGCCGATGCCGGCGTGCCGGTGTTCTTCATGGCCGGCAACCGCGACTTCCTGGTGGGCGAAACCTACGCACAGCGCGCGGGCTTCCGCATCCTGCCCGACCCCACCGTGATCGATCTATACGGGCACACCACGCTGCTGATGCACGGCGACCTGCTGTGCACCGACGACACTGCCTACCAGGCGTTTCGCGCACAGACGCGCGATCCGGTATTTCAGGCGCAGTTCCTGGCCCAGCCGCTGGCCGCACGCGTGGCGTTCGCGCAGCAGGCGCGCGCGGCCAGCCAGGCGCGCCATGCAGAACTCAAGCAGGGCGACCAGTCGAACGTTGAAACCGTCACCGACGTCTCGCCGGCCGAAGTGGAAGCCACCTTCGTGCGTTACGGGCTGGATCGGCTAATCCACGGCCACACGCATCGCCCTGCCATCCACACCGTACAGGCCGGCGGCAACACCTGCACGCGCATCGTGCTGGGCGACTGGTACGAACAAGGCTCGGTCTTGCGTTTGGATGCCGATGGTGTGTCGCTGGAGCAGTTCGCGCTGTAA
- a CDS encoding glycosyltransferase family 4 protein: MRYAIVTETYPPEVNGVALTVHGLETGLRARGHQVDVVRPRQSADTTATDALLVRGASLPRYPGLKFGLPATHRLVRHWRSTQPDAIYVATEGPLGWSAMRAARRLGIPVATGFHTRFDQYLPDYGAAWLQGTALRWMRRFHNQAEATLVPTRELQQFLREDGFERVRLLARAVDSQQFDPGHRDLALRADWGIEGEGVAAIYVGRIANEKNLPLAVRAFRNLQQIRPKARFVWVGDGPAREKIAHDNPDFIFCGIQRGDALARHFASGDLFLFPSRSETFGNVTLEAMASGVATVAFDYGAAREYLRNGHTGAAVDTDEAFIQAAVALTEDDALRQRMGTAAAQAMKKLHPDNVVSDFEALLLGISAARGRYVVNAA; the protein is encoded by the coding sequence ATGCGCTACGCGATCGTTACCGAAACCTATCCCCCCGAGGTCAACGGTGTTGCGTTGACCGTGCACGGCCTGGAAACCGGCCTGCGCGCGCGCGGACACCAAGTGGATGTCGTGCGTCCACGCCAGAGCGCCGACACCACAGCGACCGATGCGCTACTGGTACGCGGTGCATCGCTGCCGCGCTACCCGGGATTGAAATTCGGCCTGCCGGCCACGCACCGTCTCGTACGTCATTGGCGCAGCACGCAACCGGATGCGATCTATGTGGCCACGGAAGGCCCCCTGGGCTGGTCGGCAATGCGCGCAGCACGCCGGCTCGGCATTCCGGTCGCCACCGGCTTCCACACCCGCTTCGACCAATACCTGCCCGATTACGGCGCCGCGTGGCTGCAGGGCACCGCGCTGCGCTGGATGCGGCGCTTCCACAACCAGGCCGAAGCCACGTTGGTGCCCACGCGCGAATTGCAACAGTTTCTGCGCGAAGACGGCTTCGAGCGCGTGCGATTGCTGGCGCGCGCAGTGGACAGCCAGCAATTCGATCCAGGTCATCGCGATCTTGCATTGCGCGCGGACTGGGGCATCGAGGGCGAAGGCGTTGCCGCCATCTACGTCGGGCGCATCGCCAACGAAAAGAATCTGCCGCTGGCCGTGCGTGCCTTTCGCAATTTGCAGCAGATTCGCCCGAAAGCGCGCTTCGTGTGGGTGGGCGATGGCCCGGCACGCGAGAAGATTGCCCACGACAATCCGGACTTCATTTTCTGCGGCATCCAGCGTGGCGATGCATTGGCGCGTCACTTCGCCAGCGGTGATCTGTTCCTGTTCCCCAGCCGCAGCGAAACCTTCGGCAATGTGACCCTGGAAGCGATGGCCAGCGGCGTGGCGACAGTCGCTTTCGATTACGGCGCCGCACGCGAGTATCTGCGCAACGGCCACACCGGCGCGGCGGTAGATACCGACGAGGCCTTCATCCAGGCCGCCGTCGCACTCACCGAAGACGATGCACTGCGCCAGCGCATGGGCACGGCAGCGGCACAGGCGATGAAAAAACTGCATCCGGACAATGTGGTGTCCGATTTCGAAGCCTTGTTGCTGGGAATCAGCGCTGCACGGGGGCGTTATGTCGTCAACGCGGCTTGA
- the purF gene encoding amidophosphoribosyltransferase, whose amino-acid sequence MCGIVGIVGNQNVAGQLYDGLTVLQHRGQDAAGIATADGTRLRVQKANGLVRDVFDEKKMAVLEGRVGIAHCRYPTAGSEGMDEAQPFYVNSPYGIALAHNGNLINTEALRQQVFEADRRNINTDSDSEVLLNVFAYELDAQRMLTPEAAIRAVAGVHRRCKGGYAVVSVVLGLGLVAFRDPHGIRPLVLGKREHAEGAEYIVSSESAALDILGYQRVRDVRPGEALVITARGELFSEICASPTNNAPCIFEYVYFARPDSMIDNISVHKARMRMGLKLGEKILRLRPNHDIDTIIPIPDTSRDVALEMSNVLGVKYREGFVKNRYVGRTFIMPGQGERQKSVRRKLNPIHLEFRNRVVLLVDDSIVRGTTSRQIVQMARDAGARKVYLASAAPPVRYPNIYGIDMPAAEELIAHGRSELEIQEFLGCDWLIYQDLEDLEVAVREGNPDIKQFDSSCFNGEYITGIEPGYFERIQQLRSDDAKKRRRA is encoded by the coding sequence ATGTGTGGCATCGTCGGTATTGTCGGCAACCAGAACGTCGCCGGGCAGCTGTATGACGGCCTGACCGTCCTGCAGCATCGTGGGCAGGACGCCGCAGGCATCGCCACCGCAGATGGCACGCGCCTGCGGGTGCAGAAGGCCAATGGCCTGGTCCGCGACGTCTTCGACGAAAAGAAAATGGCGGTGCTGGAAGGCCGCGTCGGTATCGCGCATTGCCGTTACCCGACCGCAGGTTCGGAAGGCATGGACGAGGCGCAGCCGTTCTATGTCAACTCGCCTTATGGCATCGCGCTGGCGCACAACGGCAACCTGATCAACACCGAGGCCTTGCGCCAGCAAGTGTTCGAAGCCGACCGCCGCAACATCAATACCGATTCGGACAGCGAAGTGCTGTTGAACGTGTTCGCCTACGAGCTGGACGCGCAGCGCATGCTTACCCCCGAAGCGGCCATCCGCGCGGTGGCCGGCGTGCACCGCCGCTGCAAGGGCGGCTACGCGGTGGTCAGCGTGGTGTTGGGCCTGGGCCTGGTCGCGTTCCGCGACCCGCACGGCATCCGCCCGCTGGTGCTGGGCAAGCGCGAGCATGCCGAAGGCGCCGAATACATCGTGTCTTCCGAATCGGCAGCGCTCGACATCCTGGGGTATCAGCGCGTGCGCGACGTGCGCCCGGGCGAAGCGTTGGTGATTACGGCGCGCGGCGAGCTGTTTTCGGAAATCTGCGCTTCGCCGACCAACAACGCGCCGTGCATTTTCGAGTACGTGTATTTCGCCCGTCCCGATTCGATGATCGACAACATCTCGGTGCACAAGGCGCGCATGCGCATGGGCCTGAAGCTGGGCGAAAAGATCCTGCGCCTGCGCCCGAATCATGATATCGACACCATCATTCCGATCCCGGACACCTCGCGCGATGTGGCGCTGGAGATGTCCAACGTGCTCGGCGTGAAGTACCGCGAGGGCTTCGTCAAGAACCGTTACGTTGGCCGCACCTTCATCATGCCGGGGCAGGGCGAACGGCAGAAATCGGTACGCCGCAAGCTCAACCCGATCCACCTGGAATTCCGCAACCGTGTGGTGTTGCTGGTCGACGATTCGATCGTGCGCGGCACCACCAGCCGGCAGATCGTGCAGATGGCGCGCGACGCCGGCGCGCGCAAGGTGTACCTGGCCTCGGCTGCGCCGCCGGTGCGTTACCCCAACATCTACGGCATCGACATGCCGGCGGCCGAAGAGCTCATCGCGCATGGCCGCAGCGAGCTGGAAATCCAGGAGTTTCTGGGCTGCGACTGGCTGATCTACCAGGATCTGGAAGACCTGGAAGTGGCGGTGCGCGAAGGGAATCCGGACATCAAGCAGTTCGACTCTTCGTGCTTCAACGGCGAGTACATCACCGGCATCGAGCCGGGATATTTCGAACGCATCCAGCAGCTGCGCTCGGACGATGCCAAGAAGCGTCGTCGCGCCTGA
- the ppk1 gene encoding polyphosphate kinase 1 — protein sequence MGHAKELHDITPGDDIATDPLRDTALYINRELSQLDFNFRVLAQALDEQVPLLERLRFLCISCTNLDEFFEIRAATVRHAQEFGLPPAPDGLSPTAILNAVHDRAAKLVEQQYHAWNEVLRPAMEDAGVAVLSPSAWTSRQKRWLRAYFRNEIMPVLSPLGLDPAHPFPKILNKTLNIVVVLEGQDAFGRAGHLAIVRAPRSLPRIIQLPASLSPEGAQSFVFLSSVLSEFVDELFPGMQVMGSYQFRVTRNSELVVDEEEVENLALALRDELVTRGYRPAVRLEIAHDCPAPILRTLLQNFGLNENAVYRIIGPVNLSRVTQVYDLVQRPELKYHSFNPRTLRDTEGIFEIVKKNDVLLHHPFDAFTAVLDVIRQAAVDPNVLAIKQTLYRTGKDSLIVDALILAARNGKDVTVVVELRARFDEEANLGLADKLQEAGVQVVYGVVGFKTHAKMLLIVRREGRKLKRYVHLGTGNYHSGTARLYTDISLITADAEIGNDVHMLFQQLSGLAPRMKLEQLLQSPFTLHAGVLKRIDRETRLARKGRPGRIIAKMNALNEPQVVRALYTASQAGVQIDLIVRGACTLRPGVPGVSDNIRVRSIVGRFLEHSRVYWFGNDGAAELYCASADWLERNLLRRVETCFPILEPDLAKRVYREVLQNYLDDNVSAWELDAEGVYHKRTPAPGEPPHSAQMTLLDRI from the coding sequence ATGGGCCACGCCAAAGAACTGCACGACATCACACCCGGCGACGACATCGCCACCGATCCGTTGCGTGATACGGCGCTGTACATCAACCGCGAGTTGTCGCAGCTGGACTTCAACTTCCGGGTGCTGGCGCAGGCGCTCGATGAGCAGGTGCCATTGCTGGAGCGGCTGCGCTTCCTGTGCATCTCGTGTACCAATCTGGACGAGTTTTTCGAGATCCGCGCGGCCACCGTGCGGCATGCGCAGGAGTTCGGGCTGCCGCCGGCACCGGACGGGCTGAGCCCAACCGCCATCCTCAACGCAGTGCACGATCGCGCCGCCAAGTTGGTCGAGCAGCAATACCACGCCTGGAATGAAGTGCTGCGCCCGGCGATGGAAGACGCCGGCGTTGCCGTGCTCAGCCCCTCGGCATGGACCTCGCGCCAGAAACGCTGGCTGCGTGCCTACTTCCGCAACGAGATCATGCCGGTGCTGTCGCCACTGGGGCTGGACCCGGCGCACCCGTTCCCGAAGATCCTCAACAAGACCTTGAACATCGTGGTGGTGCTGGAAGGCCAGGACGCGTTCGGCCGCGCCGGGCATCTGGCCATCGTGCGCGCACCGCGTTCGCTGCCGCGCATCATCCAGCTGCCGGCCAGCCTGTCGCCGGAGGGCGCGCAGAGTTTCGTGTTCCTGTCGTCGGTGTTGTCCGAATTCGTCGACGAACTGTTCCCGGGCATGCAGGTCATGGGCTCGTATCAGTTCCGTGTCACCCGCAATTCCGAACTGGTGGTGGACGAGGAAGAAGTCGAAAACCTGGCGCTGGCCTTGCGCGACGAGTTGGTCACGCGCGGCTACCGGCCGGCGGTGCGGCTGGAGATCGCGCACGACTGCCCGGCGCCCATCCTGCGCACCTTGCTGCAAAATTTCGGACTGAACGAGAACGCGGTGTACCGCATCATCGGGCCGGTCAACCTGAGCCGCGTCACGCAGGTCTATGACCTGGTGCAGCGCCCCGAGCTCAAGTACCACTCGTTCAATCCGCGCACCTTGCGCGACACCGAGGGCATTTTCGAGATCGTCAAAAAAAACGATGTATTGCTGCATCACCCCTTCGATGCCTTCACAGCGGTGCTGGATGTCATCCGCCAAGCTGCGGTCGACCCGAACGTGCTGGCGATCAAGCAGACGCTGTATCGCACCGGAAAGGATTCGCTGATTGTCGATGCACTGATTCTGGCCGCACGCAACGGCAAGGACGTCACCGTGGTGGTGGAGTTGCGTGCGCGCTTCGACGAAGAAGCCAACCTGGGCCTGGCCGACAAGCTGCAGGAAGCCGGCGTGCAGGTGGTCTACGGCGTGGTCGGCTTCAAGACCCACGCCAAGATGCTGCTGATCGTGCGACGCGAGGGTCGCAAGCTCAAACGCTACGTGCACCTGGGCACCGGCAATTACCACAGCGGCACCGCGCGCCTGTATACCGACATCAGCCTGATCACCGCCGATGCCGAGATCGGCAATGACGTGCACATGCTGTTTCAGCAGTTGTCCGGGCTTGCTCCGCGCATGAAGCTGGAGCAGTTGCTGCAGTCGCCGTTTACGCTGCATGCCGGTGTGCTGAAGCGGATCGATCGCGAAACGCGGCTGGCCCGCAAGGGTCGCCCGGGCCGCATCATCGCCAAGATGAATGCCCTCAACGAACCGCAGGTTGTGCGTGCGTTGTACACGGCATCGCAGGCCGGCGTGCAGATCGATCTGATCGTGCGCGGGGCCTGCACGCTGCGCCCCGGCGTGCCGGGCGTGTCGGACAACATCCGCGTGCGCTCGATCGTGGGGCGCTTTCTGGAACACAGCCGCGTGTACTGGTTCGGCAACGACGGCGCCGCCGAGTTGTATTGCGCCAGCGCCGACTGGCTGGAACGCAACCTGCTGCGGCGGGTGGAGACCTGCTTCCCGATCCTGGAACCGGACCTTGCCAAGCGCGTCTACCGCGAAGTGCTGCAGAACTATCTGGACGACAACGTCAGCGCCTGGGAACTGGACGCAGAGGGCGTGTACCACAAGCGCACGCCTGCCCCGGGCGAGCCACCGCATTCGGCGCAGATGACCTTGCTCGATCGGATCTGA
- a CDS encoding ferritin-like domain-containing protein, producing the protein MSIGLFESTDVFDAARLCLDQADPLQKVALTQHYAAAFRAGRLAINPTAPAPDPIRMPGRPPTPPLVHPRELPRRGLGTPEGRAAFIHAIAHIELNAIDLAWDAVYRFRGLPQAFYADWVAVADDESRHFMLLRARLQAHDRDYGDFAAHNGLWEMCETTAHDGLARMALVPRVLEARGLDVTPTMIVKLRSLGDAATAEVLETILREEVAHVAAGSRWYRWYCEQAGVEPRARFKALLRQYAGGYLHGPFNLQARLLAGFDEDELADLVEQAG; encoded by the coding sequence ATGAGCATCGGTCTATTCGAAAGCACCGATGTGTTCGATGCTGCTCGCCTGTGTCTTGACCAGGCCGACCCGCTGCAGAAAGTCGCGTTGACCCAACACTACGCAGCAGCCTTTCGCGCAGGCCGTCTTGCGATCAATCCGACAGCGCCTGCGCCGGATCCGATTCGCATGCCGGGCCGTCCGCCGACGCCGCCGCTGGTGCATCCGCGCGAGTTGCCACGCCGCGGATTGGGTACGCCAGAAGGGCGCGCCGCATTTATCCATGCCATTGCGCATATCGAACTCAATGCCATCGATCTGGCCTGGGATGCGGTGTATCGCTTCCGCGGTCTGCCGCAAGCGTTCTACGCCGATTGGGTGGCGGTGGCCGATGACGAATCGCGGCATTTCATGCTGTTACGCGCGCGCTTGCAGGCGCACGACCGCGACTACGGCGACTTCGCCGCACATAACGGGCTGTGGGAAATGTGCGAGACAACCGCGCACGACGGCCTGGCCCGCATGGCCCTGGTGCCGCGCGTGCTTGAAGCGCGCGGCCTGGATGTGACGCCGACGATGATCGTCAAACTACGCTCGCTCGGCGACGCAGCCACTGCCGAAGTGCTCGAAACCATCCTGCGCGAAGAAGTGGCGCACGTCGCCGCGGGTTCGCGCTGGTACCGGTGGTATTGCGAGCAGGCCGGCGTCGAGCCACGCGCACGTTTCAAGGCGTTGCTGCGCCAATACGCTGGCGGCTATCTGCATGGGCCGTTCAATCTGCAGGCGCGCCTGCTTGCCGGTTTCGACGAAGACGAGCTGGCAGATCTGGTGGAGCAGGCTGGCTGA
- the phoR gene encoding phosphate regulon sensor histidine kinase PhoR, which yields MPQHIRSAWLKTLGTLALLLGAAVFAGVLIGHVWMALTLTALGVLAWHYWRLRQVLRRLTARQRAEPAAGIGAWNELDRLLYRSQAEMRGRKRRLIEMLRTYRAAAQALPDAVVVVDRNSQRVQWFNKAAGGLLGLHHPGDMGVSVVERLQPLPLAHWLAAGRNAEPMLDAASPADPDLRLNLRLIPYSDDYLLLVARDVSKLLRLEQVRRDFVANVSHELRTPLTVVHGYLDMLDPEDFPESGPMLAEMRKQSQRMAQLVEDLLTLSRLESQEELGEEHVAMAPMLSTLRREAEAHSQGRHTVEVIDEAGVDLLGSNKELHSAFSNLVTNAVRYTPGGGTVTIRFVREGDGAALAVRDTGYGIPASHLPRITERFYRVSSSRSRESGGTGLGLSIVKHILGLHQARLDIESEVGRGSEFSCHFVAARVVQREPSVPLSHSA from the coding sequence ATGCCTCAACACATCCGTTCCGCCTGGCTCAAGACGCTTGGCACCCTTGCGCTGTTGTTGGGCGCTGCCGTCTTCGCTGGCGTGCTGATCGGGCATGTGTGGATGGCGCTGACGCTCACCGCGCTGGGCGTGCTGGCCTGGCACTACTGGCGGCTGCGCCAGGTGCTGCGGCGGCTCACCGCGCGTCAACGGGCCGAGCCAGCCGCCGGTATCGGCGCCTGGAACGAACTGGACCGTCTGCTGTATCGCAGCCAGGCCGAAATGCGCGGGCGCAAGCGGCGCCTGATCGAAATGTTGCGCACCTACCGCGCCGCGGCGCAGGCGCTGCCGGATGCGGTAGTGGTGGTGGATCGCAACAGCCAGCGCGTGCAGTGGTTCAACAAGGCGGCGGGCGGTTTGCTCGGCTTGCACCATCCCGGCGACATGGGCGTATCGGTGGTGGAGCGGCTGCAGCCGTTGCCGCTGGCGCATTGGCTGGCAGCCGGGCGCAACGCCGAACCGATGCTGGATGCCGCCTCGCCGGCGGACCCGGATCTGCGCCTGAATCTGCGCCTGATTCCGTATTCCGACGACTACTTGTTGCTGGTGGCACGCGATGTCAGCAAGTTGCTGCGGCTGGAGCAGGTGCGCCGCGATTTCGTCGCCAACGTCTCGCATGAACTGCGTACCCCGCTGACGGTGGTGCATGGCTATCTGGACATGCTCGACCCGGAAGACTTTCCGGAGTCGGGCCCGATGCTGGCGGAGATGCGTAAGCAGTCGCAGCGCATGGCGCAGCTGGTCGAAGATCTGTTGACGCTGTCGCGGCTGGAATCGCAGGAAGAACTCGGCGAAGAGCATGTGGCGATGGCGCCGATGCTGTCGACCCTGCGCCGCGAGGCCGAGGCGCACAGCCAGGGCCGCCACACCGTGGAGGTGATCGACGAGGCCGGCGTGGATCTGCTCGGCTCCAACAAGGAACTGCATAGCGCGTTTTCCAACTTGGTCACCAACGCGGTGCGCTACACGCCCGGCGGCGGCACGGTGACGATCCGCTTTGTGCGCGAAGGCGATGGTGCCGCGCTGGCCGTGCGCGACACCGGCTACGGTATTCCGGCCTCGCATCTGCCGCGCATCACAGAACGTTTCTATCGCGTGTCCAGCAGCCGTTCGCGCGAGAGCGGCGGCACCGGGCTCGGTCTGTCGATCGTCAAGCACATCCTGGGGCTGCATCAAGCGCGCCTGGACATCGAAAGCGAAGTGGGACGCGGCAGCGAATTTTCGTGCCATTTCGTCGCTGCGCGCGTCGTGCAGCGCGAGCCATCGGTGCCACTGTCACACTCGGCGTAA